A single genomic interval of Dysidea avara chromosome 6, odDysAvar1.4, whole genome shotgun sequence harbors:
- the LOC136259463 gene encoding uncharacterized protein — MLAIHNSIPCQLLASPVDIKIICVKLNLQHPITCCVIYIPPNSSSSYYDSLFSTLADICHNPSDIDNVHFLFLGDFNFTDIEWNTLTGQSHVSQQFCDLVFDISLDQLINLPTHIKANTLDLLLTNMDDSIDSIKVHSVPLLFLSDHYSITFNLSFSKPPVKQVTYYSYNYSKGDYQGLYEHLSYHNLSSCFLSHDVEFIWETLELIISNAMRLFIPFTKVHCNNQPSWFTANIRHHIKCLRTLRRRYKQHPTRHLEEKIKLSQESLQEEIANSKTNYETYLIREYASHRNNNIFKYIRNLPQSKNFPSVLQFDNEIAESDTDSANMFNRYFHSVFSDSSDLSNVDNRLEPTDHIDFISITIEEVYDALVSLDPTKAPGIDLISPKILQTCAPIYMNNISSSIEVSQVLKFADDMKCFMTSRVMRTASSSSKMLTLLFTKHSFPI, encoded by the exons ATGCTTGCTATCCATAACAGTATTCCGTGTCAACTATTGGCATCCCCTGTAGATATCAAAATCATTTGTGTTAAATTGAATCTGCAACATCCAATTACCTGCTGTGTAATCTACATCCCCCCTAACTCATCATCCTCTTATTATGACTCCCTATTTAGTACTCTTGCTGACATCTGTCACAACCCATCAGATATCGACAATGTCCACTTCCTCTTCCTCGGAGACTTCAACTTCACCGATATAGAATGGAATACCTTAACAGGTCAATCTCACGTATCTCAACAATTTTGTGATTTAGTTTTTGACATCAGTCTTGATCAACTCATAAATCTTCCAACACATATCAAAGCCAACACCCTGGATTTGCTTTTAACCAACATGGATGATAGTATCGATTCTATAAAGGTTCATTCCGTCCCTTTACTTTTCCTGTCTGATCATTATAGCATAACTTTCAACTTGTCATTTAGTAAACCACCTGTCAAACAAgttacctattattcttacaATTACTCCAAAGGAGACTACCAAGGACTCTATGAACATTTGTCATATCACAACTTGAGTAGCTGTTTTCTGTCACACGATGTTGAATTCATTTGGGAAACATTAGAGCTGATTATATCCAATGCTATGAGACTATTCATTCCTTTTACCAAAGTTCACTGTAATAACCAACCCTCCTGGTTCACTGCCAATATTAGACATCACATCAAGTGCCTGCGCACTCTCCGCCGCAGGTATAAGCAACATCCTACTAGACATCTCGAAGAGAAGATCAAATTATCTCAAGAGTCACTCCAAGAGGAAATTGCTAACAGTAAAACTAACTATGAGACATACCTCATCAGAGAGTATGCATCTCACCGCAACAACAATATTTTCAAGTATATCAGGAACCTCCCCCAATCCAAGAACTTTCCTTCTGTTTTACAGTTTGACAACGAAATCGCCGAATCTGACACTGATTCTGCTAACATGTTCAATCGCTACTTTCATTCAGTTTTCTCAGACTCATCTGATCTATCCAATGTTGATAACCGTTTAGAGCCTACTGATCACATTGATTTTATTTCAATCACAATAGAAGAAGTATATGATGCCCTTGTATCGTTGGACCCTACCAAAGCACCAGGCATTGACCTTATTTCTCCTAAAATTCTTCAAACATGTGCTCCAA TTTATATGAACAATATCTCTTCTAGTATAGAAGTTAGTCAAGTATTgaagtttgctgatgacatgAAATGTTTTATGACATCTCGTGTGATGAGGACCGCATCAAGCTCCAGCAAGATGTTGACTCTATTATTCACCAAACATTCATTTCCAATCTAA
- the LOC136259462 gene encoding uncharacterized protein, protein MAAHMAVSETLSTFDATSAIHGYHYYKDVWTAVIGEQRNCEREFGNRHDSFAVAIMKDGQVVGHVPRTISCMCTLFIRRGGSILAIVIGARRRCTCRGVDNGGVELPCVYRFAGPSSFTRKTQRALADEDDISHISDVTEMQATESCDESRDIDAPSSSMMARNDVPVVKVEPTIDGDGESGKHDSGGACRSDIWVKVHDISLTFEDKHILEQGEKLTDKHINCAQRILKLKFPIGTTRKEVLIYDSWYTIWDQATLGIIRKQFRCNTQSIKVVKKIQKQETGVECGLFAVANATTIAFGKDPTKFIYDEKRMREHLVYCFPQKDLELFPLIHEM, encoded by the exons ATGGCAGCCCACATGGCAGTGAGTGAAACGCTCTCGACTTTTGATGCGACTAGTGCTATTCATGGATATCACTATTATAAAGATGTGTGGACTGCTGTCATTGGTGAACAGCGCAATTGTGAACGCGAGTTTGGCAACCGTCATGATTCATTTGCAGTTGCTATAATGAAGGACGGCCAGGTCGTTGGACATGTCCCGCGCACGATTTCGTGCATGTGTACACTTTTTATTAGACGTGGTGGTAGTATTTTAGCTATCGTAATTGGGGCACGAAGGCGTTGCACGTGTCGAGGTGTGGATAACGGTGGAGTCGAGTTGCCATGTGTCTACAGATTTGCTGGACCAAGCAGCTTTACAAGAAAGACACAGAGAGCTTTAGCGGATGAAGATGACATTTCGCACATAAGTgatgtcactgaaatgcaaG CTACAGAAAGTTGTGATGAAAGCAGAGATATTGATGCTCCCAGTTCTTCAATGATGGCAAGAAATGATGTGCCAGTGGTCAAAGTGGAACCTACTATTGATGGCGATGGAGAAAGTGGTAAACATGATAGTGGTGGTGCTTGTCGCTCAGATATATGGGTTAAAGTTCATGATATTTCATTAACATTTGAGGATAAACACATTTTGGAGCAAGGAGAAAAACTTACTGATAAGCATATTAATTGTGCTCAGCGAATTCTGAAATTGAAATTTCCCA TTGGCACTACACGTAAAGAGGTACTGATATATGACTCATGGTACACAATATGGGATCAAGCTACTCTGGGAATCATTAGAAAGCAGTTTCGATGTAATACTCAAAGTATCAAAGTGGTTAAAAAGATACAGAAGCAAGAAACTGGTGTAGAGTGTGGGCTATTTGCGGTTGCTAATGCTACCACTATTGCATTTGGCAAGGATCCTACAAAGTTCATTTATGATGAAAAACGTATGCGTGAACATTTGGTATACTGCTTTCCCCAAAAAGACCTTGAGCTATTTCCACTTATCCATGAAATGTAA